Proteins encoded together in one Nyctibius grandis isolate bNycGra1 chromosome 1, bNycGra1.pri, whole genome shotgun sequence window:
- the BFSP1 gene encoding filensin, producing the protein MYRSSFLREVRKEKYERSDAYDELRGTPEFDSLAQARGLENLQELNERFTSYINRARVLEQRNTILRKQLETFQRMDELVGLDEAFAGQIEFNRQRLRELASDRAKLEREEKDAQRMLDEYRNKYRNEREYQQRLKETLERLNKEADEALLCNLELQIESQFLQDDINATKDRYKKNLMEIQTYVNVLQQIIQTTPRVSPIAAGIGEEKLIAERRIPVLQSQLEEYKSILCQLQAQKYKLQTETTMLEQAIKNTQESYDDEIQLYNEQIENLRKGIEEAERTLEKYTTDCRQLVIYQQSLENELERYKRIIENEDSRLNSAIAGTPVTLFTQIYRPVQPQAPRGRDITQAVQDITSVKPRQKALTKKIARKKELVSKDITDGLSPERTYERTVEGLDEDQLDFSHEGSVTCEPGQEGSDLDEKEMGPEDVPDGAQISKAFDKLCNIVREKIRAHKRPEPKPEPPPKGRYVLVTGEEVYKEPCILAPCVPAAGEITVSTVMNGGEVEPIPELPEPAEPLEKEKGVICERREEFELPEKPKEEEKEDMLEWVKKPREKIEQIAKYPDICEAEPVPSPAPISPTEPGVLRETEDKQGLLFREAGLPGSMSYEKVEVVESIEKFSDDRVQSYEETAMIVETMIEKTSKKKAGDKGS; encoded by the exons ATGTACAGGAGCAGCTTCCTCCGCGAGGTGCGCAAGGAGAAGTACGAGCGGTCAGACGCCTACGATGAGCTGCGAGGCACCCCCGAATTCGACAGCTTGGCCCAAGCCCGGGGCCTAGAGAACCTGCAGGAACTCAACGAGCGCTTCACCAGCTACATCAACCGGGCGCGTGTGCTGGAGCAGCGCAACACCATCCTGCGCAAGCAGCTGGAGACCTTCCAGCGCATGGACGAGCTGGTGGGCTTGGACGAAGCCTTCGCTGGGCAGATCGAGTTCAACCGGCAGCGGTTGCGGGAGCTGGCATCAGACCGAGCCAAGCTGGAGCGGGAGGAGAAGGACGCCCAGCGCATGCTTGATGAGTACCGCAACAA GTATAGAAATGAACGTGAATACCAGCAGAGGCTAAAAGAAACCCTTGAACGCCTTAATAAG GAAGCTGATGAAGCACTGCTGTGCAACCTGGAGCTGCAGATCGAGTCCCAGTTCCTGCAGGATGACATTAATGCCACAAAGGACAGATACAAGAAG AACCTTATGGAAATCCAGACCTACGTCAATGTTTTGCAGCAGATCATCCAGACAACCCCTCGTGTGTCCCCTATAGCTGCTGGCATAGGTGAG GAAAAACTGATAGCGGAGAGGAGGATCCCTGTTCTGCAGAGCCAGCTGGAGGAATACAAGAGCATCCTCTGCCAGCTACAGGCGCAGAAATACAAACTGCAGACAGAG ACAACCATGCTGGAGCAAGCGATTAAGAACACCCAGGAGAGTTACGATGATGAAATTCAGCTTTACAACGAGCAGATTGAAAACCTTAGGAAGGGGATAGAGGAGGCCGAGAGGACCTTGGAGAAGTACACGACCGACTGCCGCCAGCTGGTGATCTACCAGCAGTCCCTGGAGAACGAGCTGGAGCGGTACAAACGTATCATCGAGAACGAGGACAGCCG GTTAAACTCTGCTATAGCAGGAACGCCAGTCACACTCTTCACGCAGATCTATAGGCCTGTACAGCCTCAAGCTCCGAGGGGAAGAG ACATCACCCAGGCCGTGCAAGACATTACCAGTGTAAAGCCCAGACAAAAAGCTCTGACAAAGAAAATTGCCAGGAAAAAGGAGCTGGTGTCTAAAGACATAACTGACGGTCTCTCACCCGAAAGAACATATGAAAGAACTGTGGAAGGTTTAGACGAAGATCAGCTTGATTTTAGCCATGAAGGCTCAGTTACATGTGAACCTGGGCAGGAAGGGTCAGACcttgatgaaaaagaaatgggcCCGGAGGATGTACCCGATGGAGCCCAGATAAGTAAAGCCTTCGATAAATTGTGTAACATTgtgagggagaaaataagagcCCACAAGAGACCAGAGCCTAAACCTGAACCCCCTCCCAAAGGGCGCTATGTGTTGGTGACAGGGGAGGAAGTCTACAAAGAACCTTGCATCTTGGCCCCCTGTGTCCCAGCGGCAGGAGAGATCACCGTTTCCACTGTGATGAATGGTGGTGAAGTCGAGCCCATACCAGAGCTGCCAGAGCCTGCTGAACcattagaaaaagagaaaggggttATCTGTGAAAGGAGGGAAGAATTTGAACTCCCAGAGAAACcgaaagaagaagagaaagaagacatGCTTGAATGGGTCaaaaaaccaagagaaaaaattGAGCAAATCGCAAAGTATCCAGACATCTGTGAGGCTGAGCCAGTTCCTTCCCCTGCTCCGATAAGCCCGACCGAGCCAGGAGTCCTTCGAGAGACAGAAGATAAGCAGGGCCTTTTGTTCAGGGAAGCAGGCTTGCCTGGCTCCATGAGCTATGAGaaggtggaggtggtggagtccaTCGAGAAGTTTTCAGATGACAGAGTTCAGTCGTACGAAGAGACAGCAATGATTGTGGAGACGATGATAGAGAAGAcaagcaagaagaaagcaggTGACAAAGGCTCTTAa